The Hevea brasiliensis isolate MT/VB/25A 57/8 chromosome 1, ASM3005281v1, whole genome shotgun sequence genome has a window encoding:
- the LOC110643735 gene encoding 5-methyltetrahydropteroyltriglutamate--homocysteine methyltransferase, with protein sequence MSKVSHHLLAPFTSLGVISVASLSFSTKAPSFLRFSISVRAFSSFSSSFRAMASHIVGYPRMGPKRELKFALESFWDGKSSAEELQKVATDLRSSIWMQMADAGIKFIPSNTFSYYDQVLDTTAMLGAVPPRYGWNGGEIGFDVYFSMARGNASVPAMEMTKWFDTNYHYIVPELGPDVKYSYASHKAVDEYKEAKALGIETVPVIVGPVSYLLLSKPAKGVEKSFSLLSLIDKILPVYKEVVAELKAAGARWIQFDEPKLVMDLDAHELQAFTHAYSELEATLSGVHVLIETYFADVPAEAYKTLTSLKGVSGFGFDLIRGTKTLDLIKGGFPSGKFLFAGVVDGRNIWANDLATSLDTLCTLEAIVGKDNVVVSTSCSLLHTAVDLSNEPKLDKEIKSWLAFAAQKVLEVNALAKALAGHRDEAFFSSNALAHASRKSSPRVINEAVQAAAAALKGSDHRRKTNVSARLDAQQKRLNLPILSTTTIGSFPQTQDLRRVRREYKAKKISEYDYVNSIKEEINKVVKIQEELDIDVLVHGEPERNDMVEYFGEQLSGFAFTANGWVQSYGSRCVKPPIIYGDVSRPKAMTVFWSSMAQSMTTRPMKGMLTGPVTILNWSFVRNDQPRHETCYQIALAIKDEVEDLEKAGITVIQIDEAALREGLPLRKSEHAFYLDWAVHSFRITNCGVQDTTQIHTHMCYSNFNDIIHSIINMDADVITIENSRSDEKLLSVFREGVKYGAGIGPGVYDIHSPRIPSTEEIADRIKKMLAVLESHILWVNPDCGLKTRKYSEVKPALSNMVAAAKLLRTELGSDK encoded by the exons ATGAGCAAAGTCTCTCATCACTTACTCGCGCCGTTCACTTCTCTTGGAGTGATATCTGTtgcctctctctctttctcaacTAAGGCTCCTTCTTTTCTTCGCTTCTCCATCAGTGTCCGTGCCTtctcctctttctcttcttcttttag AGCAATGGCGTCCCACATCGTTGGTTATCCTCGAATGGGGCCTAAGAGAGAACTCAAATTTGCTTTGGAATCTTTCTGGGATGGCAAGAGCAGTGCTGAGGAATTACAGAAGGTGGCAACAGATCTCAGGTCATCTATATGGATGCAGATGGCTGATGCTGGAATCAAGTTTATTCCTAGCAACACTTTTTCATATTATGATCAAGTGTTGGACACCACAGCAATGCTAGGTGCTGTTCCTCCCAGATATGGTTGGAATGGTGGTGAGATTGGGTTTGATGTCTACTTTTCTATGGCTAGAGGAAATGCCTCTGTCCCTGCTATGGAAATGACCAAGTGGTTTGACACCAACTA CCATTACATTGTTCCTGAATTGGGACCAGATGTTAAGTACTCTTATGCATCTCACAAGGCTGTTGATGAGTATAAGGAGGCTAAAGCT CTTGGAATTGAGACTGTGCCCGTCATTGTGGGTCCTGTTTCCTATTTGCTGCTATCCAAACCAGCAAAGGGCGTGGAGAAATCCTTTTCTCTTCTTTCCCTGATTGACAAAATTCTTCCTGTCTACAA GGAAGTTGTGGCTGAACTTAAGGCCGCTGGTGCACGCTGGATTCAGTTTGATGAGCCCAAGCTAGTGATGGATCTTGATGCTCACGAATTACAAGCATTTACTCATGCATACTCTGAGCTGGAAGCAACTTTGTCTGGTGTACATGTTTTGATTGAGACATACTTTGCTGATGTTCCAGCTGAGGCTTACAAAACCCTTACATCTTTGAAGGGTGTTAGTGGATTTGGATTTGACCTAATTCGTGGGACTAAAACCCTTGATCTGATTAAGGGTGGATTCCCTTCGGGCAAATTCCTATTTGCTGGAGTAGTTGATGGAAGGAACATCTGGGCTAATGATCTTGCTACTTCCCTTGATACACTGTGTACTCTTGAGGCCATTGTGGGCAAAG ACAATGTTGTGGTCTCTACTTCCTGTTCTCTTCTACACACTGCAGTTGACCTATCAAATGAGCCTAAGTTGGATAAAGAGATCAAATCATGGCTTGCATTTGCTGCACAGAAAGTACTTGAAGTAAATGCCTTGGCCAAAGCACTTGCAGGACACAGGGATGAG GCATTCTTCTCTTCAAACGCATTAGCTCACGCTTCAAGAAAATCATCACCAAGGGTGATAAATGAGGCTGTTCAGGCTGCT GCTGCTGCATTGAAGGGATCTGACCACCGCCGGAAAACAAATGTGAGTGCAAGGCTGGATGCTCAGCAGAAGAGGTTGAACCTTCCAATTCTTTCTACCACCACGATTGGATCCTTCCCTCAGACTCAGGATCTTAGGAGAGTGCGTCGTGAATACAAGGCTAAAAA GATCTCTGAATATGATTATGTAAATTCCATCAAGGAGGAAATTAACAAAGTGGTCAAGATACAGGAAGAGCTTGACATTGATGTTTTGGTGCATGGTGAACCAGAA AGGAATGACATGGTTGAGTACTTTGGTGAGCAATTGTCTGGTTTTGCCTTCACTGCAAATGGGTGGGTTCAGTCATATGGTTCTCGTTGTGTCAAGCCCCCTATCATCTATGGTGATGTGAGCCGTCCCAAGGCCATGACTGTCTTCTGGTCATCAATGGCTCAAAGTATGACTACGCGACCAATGAAGGGAATGCTTACAGGTCCAGTTACTATTTTGAATTGGTCCTTTGTCAGAAATGATCAGCCCAG ACATGAGACATGCTATCAAATTGCTTTGGCCATCAAGGATGAGGTTGAGGACCTTGAGAAAGCTGGAATCACTGTTATTCAGATTGATGAGGCTGCATTGAGAGAGGGTTTACCACTAAGGAAGTCTGAGCATGCTTTCTATTTGGATTGGGCTGTTCACTCTTTCAGGATTACTAACTGCGGCGTCCAAGATACAACCcag ATCCACACCCACATGTGCTACTCCAACTTCAATGACATCATCCACTCAATCATTAACATGGATGCTGATGTCATCACCATAGAGAACTCAAGATCAGATGAGAAGCTTCTTTCGGTTTTTCGCGAGGGAGTGAAATATGGTGCCGGCATTGGCCCTGGTGTGTATGACATTCACTCACCTAGAATCCCATCAACTGAAGAAATTGCTGATCGTATCAAGAAGATGCTTGCTGTCCTTGAAAGCCACATCCTCTGGGTCAACCCTGATTGTGGCCTCAAGACCCGCAAGTACTCTGAAGTGAAACCTGCCTTGAGCAACATGGTTGCTGCTGCCAAGCTTCTTCGCACTGAGCTCGGAAGTGACAAGTGA